The Pocillopora verrucosa isolate sample1 chromosome 9, ASM3666991v2, whole genome shotgun sequence genome includes the window TTTCTTAGCTCCAAAAAGATGATTTGTCTTACCATAGTTATAGAGAAAGTAGTTATATACACGTCTTCACTTATCGGCAAGTATGAAATAAGTCAGTTTAACTGCAGATTATAAATGGAAACGACTATATAAATATCCTGGAATAAGAGGAGTCTTATAATGAAAGGCTTAGAAAAAGCCATCTacagtttctttatttacagtTGGCATTTGAGGATCTATCCGTGACATAATAATTAAGGTTTACTAGGGATTCCATTGTTGGAGgttaaaactaaattgaatTATATACGGAACAAGCGTACATTTGCATACACCAAAACTGTTATTCTCCTTAAAGGATGATAGATTAGAGCGACAGCATACATCTCCATCAACTGCTTACAGCAGAATCAACAAAGTTTCCGACATAAGTCATTTAACTATTATAAGGAAGTTTTCACCAATAAATAACTTGAGCTATGCAGCAAGGGTATATATACGACTAGGCTCTTTAATTACTTCAAGGTATGGGAACTACTGGTAAAGACATCACTGGTATAGCTTGATTAAATGTTCCTTTGATAATTCACAAGTGTTGACTCAAAACTCTTTAGAATTCCATGAATGATATGAAAACTAAAGCAAAAGAAACAGTAAGAGCAGAAAATACATCCGCTTCATGTCTGGTCATGTCCTTCCTCTTCTTCAACTTGGCAATGTTATCAATACTGCGAAGTAGGAGATGATTATTCCTACGAGCTGCAAGGAGATGAAAGAAGGTGACTTTGGGTTAGATTTCAAGTAATTAAATGgatacaaataaaatcaaaagcaaagaaataacaacaaacGAGGTAAAATCGATGACATAACGGTGAAGAGAAACCAAGAGAAATACCGAGATAACCAGGGACTTGTCGATCACCACCAATCCACCAATGGACAATCCAATGGGCTCTCCCCGAAGATGCATCATGAAAtgtaaaagctaaaaataataaatggttaaaaaaaaaaaaaaagataaataaaataccAATGAATCAAGAAGAAAATACCTCTCCGATTTTGCAATAAAATCTGGAGAACGTGACCACAGCCCTTCAAGCCAAAGTAAACGGgctaaatttaaatatttcgCAGAGTTGATTTGCGAAGGGTAGAAAGGATTCTACCAATTTTACAGCACACGTCTACAAAAGTTTGTCAGCTAACGGTTTCTTTTGTTCACAACTTAGTTGGCCTCTATCGGTTTGGTGACTCAAATGGCTCTCCtaaacatcaaatttctccaaAACACTAAGAACTTCTTACCTCTAAGTGACCCTTGTTGTCAGGAACAGTGAAACTTTGTAAGATGTCATAAAAGCTGTGAATCTGCAGGGAAGAAGAAAGGATGAAGGTAGGTAATTATGATACTATTTCGACAGTGTTGAAATTAGGCCTTAAATAAATTCTTGTTTCCTTAGTTTACCTTCTTCACAATCCTTAACTTTGGATCATAGTCTAATCATAGGTTGGCAGGGCGCGCGTGTTTacaagaaagaagagaaagataaagattggaaaaaattgaacattgaaAAGCAACCATTTAGGCAAAAAAGGGATGTTCAGCAATGCATATTTGTAGCAAACTATCTCAAATAAATTTCGTATCATTTTGCCCAGGAGAGGGAGGAACAATCTGTCATCATTATTCGTGTCGTCATTCCtgttttaagaaagaaaagggaCAGAAACGCACAAAAAAGAATAATTTGCATGTAAATATGATAGATTAGTTCACTCCTTCGACGTTTCCTGCTAGGATTTTTACAAAAGGAACATTTCTCGTATAGATTTAAGCTAGAATCAATTAATTTTAAGACATGCTGTGTCGTCTAGATTGACTGTTTTTACATGAAGCAATGTTAAATTTCTTGGAATCGTTAGTAAAGTTGTTTAACCtagacatatatatatatatatattttattttttttattttttattttttatttttattttttttatcaaggagGCAGAAATCTACGAAATTTTGCCATGAAATCCCTTGCGATACAGATTCAGCCTAGATGAAGCATTTTAACAGGCTCTTTTGTAAACAAACTGAGAACACTAGAAATTGCCACCGGACAGATGTCGAAATCTTGACACAGACAAAAAACTCTGTCGCAAAGCTGTTTTAAGGTTGGAGCCCTGCTTAGTTTACTTgataaggataaaaaaaaaaaagtgttgaaaacCAACGATGCAACAGGAAAAATCTTACCTTTTCGTTGACTCTAACTCCTGCCAAAAGGATAAAAGCTAACTTAACAACCACACAAACAGACCAGTACAAAAGTGAGACAAGATACGTAAAGTCTGAACTCGTAGATGCGTTCGATTTCACCAGCTGGTGAGAGTTGAAACACATCAAAGGAACATCTAAGCCCACTGCCGCCAAAAGAAGATGAGAAAAAACTTTATTTGCGAGATCAACCCGCACACAAAGTTTTCGATGTTCCTGCCGAATCCATCTGATATCGGAGGCATCAGGATCGCCTGCTTTTACTTTGGTTTCCAAATCCTCAAAAATTCCAAGCAGCAGATCGCAAGATACGTAAAACAACGAAAATGGCAGTGCCCATGAAAAGCAACTGCAGAAGATAAACGCAAAGAAGTTCAAGCGATAAACCAGAAATCCGTTCCAAGGACGAAAAGAGATTATCGAGCCATACATGAGGTCTAAAGAAATAACGAAGAGGGTGTTGAAAATAGCAAAGAAAGTGACGAAAGCCAATATCAAGTTCACCTTACATTTCTTTGACCTTCTTTCATTACTTTCTGCACTGCACAAGCTGCTTAAGAATTGCGAAAAACGGGATGACTCTGTTTGCCTGTTTGGGAAAACATATAGACATATTGTTGCAACTACTGCACATTGTAGAGCCCAGATGGAGAAGatcaacagaaaataaaatctctTCAAATCTGCAAAACcttcaaagaaaacagttgTAATGCACTGCACCACGACACCCCACTGACCAAGAGTTGCAATTCCGCGGTACAGACGAGAAAAGAGGCGCGAACCAGTTGCGGGTATCTCGTTTAGCACCAAAACATCCTGAGAGCACTCTCCGGTTAATTTCATCAAATATATAATGGGTCGAAGCCTTGAAGCTATTTCTTTACGGCGAGGATGGTGATCTCCGGACGCATTTCTAGACTCGCTCAATCCAGTTTCGTTTTCTTGTGATTGTTCGGAAGGTACATCTTGAAGGTGAGAGTTATTTACATCCAGCATTGTTCGAGACGACAGAAAACGATGAGCCTATTTTTCAATAAAGTCGACGAACTAGTTGACTTtatactaaaagaaatttaagctAGATGACTATTCTCAAAAAAGCTTGGACATCTAAGAatgctttcctttttctccctttctcTCACAAAAACACGACAATTTTAGTTTCATGTAGCACTTTGTttaacttattattttttttcaaatccaaCAGCTGCAAATCTACATTACTCATGTTTACATTAAAGCAGTGAGTCAATAGTGATTAAAAGGTTCTGTGTCTTGATTCACTCGGAATGAGCAGTATGATCCATTTCTTCTGTCAATTAAACCAGCTATTTATTCTGCAACTTTTCTTTAAGTACTAATTACGGAGCACCAATCAACCATTCAGAGCAATCTTCTTTCAAACGTCCACCACATCTCCTCACAACAAGACGTTCATTTCGCAAAGGACAAATTGCATTTCAGAAGCACCATTAAATAATGCTATCTTCCACGGGAGataattcatgaaaattttaagaaGGCAATGTGCTTGGGCGCCTTATTGATTTCGCATCATATGAGGCCTTAACAAACCTCCGGGTGAAGTGATTTACTAAAggcaaaacatttcaaaaattttaataatcttTGTGGCGTGGTAAATCCCATTAATTTTGGTTACTACCTTAAAGTTTAGGTCATGCTGAGACCTCCAGTtcaaattgatttcattttcacaaaaatttacattttattcttAACGAGACTTCTGGTTCAGATGATAATACTGTTGTAACTGAGAATTGAAAGCTAACTGTGGGGCACCCAGATCGGGCTCataagtaagaaaaaaactaaagtgGATAAAGGTGAAAGATCGGTCGTTTTGAGATGAATCATCAAGCTACCCTTAGAAGCTGGTCTAAGCCagctttttgtttatttgttagTTATTGAACGTaagacctttttttttgtatctgttaATTTTACATGACTCACTTTTTGATCATTTACTCTTCACGTAACTAAGCGCTTTTTGCATGTGTCTTTGGAAATTGCTTGGAAACATTTTTGCTGCATTTTTGCATGTTGCACTAAGTGGCA containing:
- the LOC131771403 gene encoding uncharacterized protein, translating into MLDVNNSHLQDVPSEQSQENETGLSESRNASGDHHPRRKEIASRLRPIIYLMKLTGECSQDVLVLNEIPATGSRLFSRLYRGIATLGQWGVVVQCITTVFFEGFADLKRFYFLLIFSIWALQCAVVATICLYVFPNRQTESSRFSQFLSSLCSAESNERRSKKCKVNLILAFVTFFAIFNTLFVISLDLMYGSIISFRPWNGFLVYRLNFFAFIFCSCFSWALPFSLFYVSCDLLLGIFEDLETKVKAGDPDASDIRWIRQEHRKLCVRVDLANKVFSHLLLAAVGLDVPLMCFNSHQLVKSNASTSSDFTYLVSLLYWSVCVVVKLAFILLAGVRVNEKIHSFYDILQSFTVPDNKGHLELLHFMMHLRGEPIGLSIGGLVVIDKSLVISLVGIIISYFAVLITLPS